The Plantibacter sp. Leaf314 genome includes a window with the following:
- a CDS encoding homoserine dehydrogenase, with the protein MIEYRGLKVALLGAGSVGSQVARLLLEHADELASRAGASLELIGIAVRDVDAPRDVELPRELYTTDAEQLILSADIVIELIGGIEPARSHILQAINAGADIVTANKALLATHGPELFDAAEQVGAQLYYEAAVAAAIPIIRPLRESLAGDRINRVLGIVNGSTNYMLDRMDRFGDTMEAAAAVASELGYLEADPTLDVEGYDAAQKATILASLAFHTTVPVEAVHREGITGITKAQVDLARREGYVIKLLAIAERIVDETTGEEGLSARVYPALIGREHPLAAVHGGNNAVFVEAENAGSLMFYGAGAGGKETASAVLGDLVSAARRHVAGGPGVGESTHADLPVLDIGRVTTRYQVTLEVADEPGVLASVAGILSDGGVSVETFQQSVASSDGTLSTATLVIGTHRALESALAATVEQLASNAHVERVVSVLRVEGAE; encoded by the coding sequence ATGATCGAATACCGCGGATTGAAAGTGGCCCTGCTGGGCGCCGGATCGGTGGGCTCGCAGGTTGCCCGCCTCCTGCTCGAGCACGCCGACGAGCTGGCGTCCCGCGCCGGAGCGAGCCTCGAGCTCATCGGCATCGCCGTGCGCGACGTCGACGCCCCACGGGACGTCGAGCTGCCACGGGAGCTCTACACGACGGATGCCGAACAGCTCATCCTGAGTGCCGACATCGTCATCGAACTCATCGGTGGCATCGAGCCGGCGCGGAGCCACATCCTGCAGGCGATCAACGCCGGTGCCGACATCGTCACCGCCAACAAGGCGCTGCTCGCGACCCACGGTCCCGAGCTCTTCGACGCCGCCGAGCAGGTCGGCGCGCAGCTCTACTACGAGGCGGCGGTCGCGGCCGCCATCCCGATCATCCGCCCGTTGCGTGAGAGCCTCGCCGGCGACCGCATCAACCGCGTGCTCGGCATCGTGAACGGCAGCACCAACTACATGCTCGACCGGATGGACCGCTTCGGCGACACCATGGAGGCGGCGGCCGCCGTGGCGAGCGAGCTCGGCTACCTCGAGGCCGACCCGACCCTCGACGTCGAGGGGTACGACGCCGCCCAGAAGGCGACCATCCTCGCCAGTCTCGCCTTCCACACCACCGTGCCCGTCGAGGCCGTCCACCGCGAGGGGATCACCGGCATCACCAAGGCGCAGGTCGACCTCGCACGGCGTGAGGGCTACGTCATCAAGCTGCTCGCGATCGCCGAGCGGATCGTCGACGAGACCACCGGCGAGGAGGGCCTGTCGGCCCGCGTCTACCCCGCGCTCATCGGGCGCGAGCACCCGCTCGCCGCCGTGCACGGTGGGAACAACGCCGTGTTCGTCGAGGCCGAGAACGCCGGCAGCCTCATGTTCTACGGCGCCGGCGCCGGCGGCAAGGAGACCGCCTCCGCGGTGCTCGGCGACCTGGTCTCGGCGGCCAGGCGTCACGTGGCCGGCGGACCGGGGGTCGGCGAGTCGACCCACGCGGACCTGCCCGTGCTCGACATCGGTCGCGTCACCACCCGGTACCAGGTGACCCTCGAGGTCGCCGACGAGCCCGGTGTCCTCGCGTCCGTCGCCGGGATCCTCAGCGACGGTGGCGTCTCGGTCGAGACGTTCCAGCAGTCCGTGGCCTCCTCGGACGGCACGCTGTCGACCGCTACCCTGGTCATCGGCACCCACCGGGCGCTCGAATCGGCTCTCGCGGCCACCGTCGAGCAGCTCGCCTCGAACGCCCATGTCGAGCGGGTCGTGTCCGTGCTCCGGGTCGAAGGAGCCGAGTAG
- the lysA gene encoding diaminopimelate decarboxylase — translation MARNPLAPDWLAEPVDPNALDPAVWPASAARDADGVLRVGGVDVNTLRRRFGTPLYVVDEDDARSRARRLREAFEREAAAHGTSVAVYYAGKAFLSSEVARWMTAEGLRIDICSGGELAVALAAGADPGRLGFHGNNKSVAEIERAVGVGIGAIVLDSLVEIERVAAAAERAGRVQSVRLRVNSGVHAHTHEYLATAHEDQKFGLPLEDAADAVARIRSHASLDFLGLHCHIGSQIFGSDGFAESAARLLAVHARLLETGPVPELNLGGGFGIAYTSADDPTSIEQLAADILAGVRTAAELHGVPIPKLAFEPGRAIIGGPGITLYEVGTIKDVTVAWNDEGETAVRRYVSVDGGMSDNARPSLYGADYTVRIADRVSEAGPALVRIAGKHCESGDIVVNADYLPADVRDGDLLAVPATGAYCWSLASNYNYLGRPAVVAVAGGEARIIVRGETEHDLLSRDAGLDTE, via the coding sequence GTGGCCAGAAACCCCCTCGCCCCAGACTGGCTCGCCGAGCCGGTCGACCCGAACGCCCTCGATCCGGCCGTGTGGCCGGCCTCCGCCGCCCGCGACGCCGACGGCGTCCTGCGCGTCGGCGGGGTCGACGTCAACACGCTCCGTCGACGGTTCGGGACGCCGCTCTACGTCGTCGACGAGGACGACGCCCGGAGCAGGGCGCGCCGCCTGCGCGAAGCCTTCGAACGTGAGGCGGCCGCGCACGGGACGAGCGTCGCCGTCTACTACGCCGGGAAGGCGTTCCTGTCCTCCGAGGTCGCCCGCTGGATGACGGCGGAGGGCCTCCGCATCGACATCTGCAGCGGGGGAGAACTCGCCGTCGCCCTCGCCGCCGGGGCCGACCCCGGCCGGCTGGGGTTCCACGGCAACAACAAGTCCGTCGCCGAGATCGAGCGCGCCGTCGGCGTCGGGATCGGTGCCATCGTGCTCGACAGCCTGGTCGAGATCGAGCGGGTCGCTGCGGCGGCGGAGCGCGCCGGCCGCGTCCAGTCCGTCCGGCTGCGGGTCAACAGCGGCGTCCACGCGCACACGCACGAGTACCTGGCGACGGCGCACGAGGACCAGAAGTTCGGCCTGCCCCTCGAGGACGCGGCCGACGCCGTGGCACGGATCCGCTCCCACGCTTCGCTCGACTTCCTCGGGCTCCACTGCCACATCGGCTCCCAGATCTTCGGGTCGGACGGCTTCGCGGAGTCCGCCGCCCGACTCCTCGCCGTGCACGCACGCCTGCTCGAGACCGGCCCCGTGCCCGAACTGAACCTCGGCGGCGGCTTCGGCATCGCCTACACGAGTGCGGACGACCCCACGTCGATCGAACAGCTCGCCGCCGACATCCTCGCCGGGGTGCGGACCGCCGCCGAGCTCCATGGCGTCCCGATCCCGAAGCTCGCGTTCGAACCGGGTCGCGCCATCATCGGCGGTCCCGGCATCACGCTGTACGAGGTCGGCACGATCAAGGACGTGACGGTCGCGTGGAACGACGAGGGCGAGACGGCCGTCCGCCGCTACGTCAGCGTCGACGGCGGCATGAGCGACAACGCGCGCCCCTCGCTGTACGGCGCGGACTACACGGTCCGCATCGCCGACCGGGTGAGCGAGGCGGGCCCAGCGCTCGTCCGGATCGCCGGCAAGCACTGCGAGTCGGGTGACATCGTCGTGAACGCCGACTACCTGCCCGCCGACGTGCGCGACGGCGACCTCCTGGCCGTCCCGGCGACGGGCGCCTACTGCTGGTCCTTGGCGAGCAACTACAACTACCTCGGTCGCCCGGCCGTCGTCGCCGTCGCAGGCGGTGAGGCCCGCATCATCGTGCGTGGCGAGACCGAGCACGACCTCCTCAGCCGCGATGCGGGATTGGACACGGAATGA
- a CDS encoding DUF2993 domain-containing protein: MSAPSRKRRRPWVPIVVVAGVIVVLVGAFLIADTIVRGVAEDRVATQIEQNLPEGVDADVTASIGGASVIAQYLTGTFEHVDLRAPGASVDGIPLDVRVSADAVPLDPKQTIGRVVATIRIDAGGAAALAKTAGLPGTLTLGDDEVGYAGEATVLGFTIPYDFSVAPTTTAERVNLMPTSVNVDTGLLGVIDLRALVTGFLQGDPPSICVAQYLPEGVDLDGLSVTPEAATATLTSTTLRLDEASLQTLGSCG; the protein is encoded by the coding sequence ATGAGTGCACCGTCTCGCAAGCGCAGGCGTCCCTGGGTTCCGATCGTCGTCGTGGCCGGGGTGATCGTCGTCCTCGTCGGCGCGTTCCTGATCGCCGACACCATCGTGCGAGGCGTCGCCGAGGATCGTGTCGCCACGCAGATCGAGCAGAACCTGCCCGAGGGCGTCGACGCCGACGTCACCGCGTCGATCGGCGGAGCCTCGGTCATCGCCCAGTACCTCACCGGCACGTTCGAGCACGTGGACCTGCGGGCGCCGGGCGCGAGCGTCGACGGCATCCCGCTGGACGTCCGGGTCAGCGCCGACGCGGTGCCGCTCGATCCGAAGCAGACCATCGGCCGGGTGGTGGCGACGATCCGGATCGACGCGGGTGGGGCGGCGGCGCTCGCGAAGACCGCCGGGCTCCCCGGCACGCTCACCCTGGGGGACGACGAGGTCGGGTACGCGGGAGAGGCGACCGTGCTGGGGTTCACCATCCCGTACGACTTCTCCGTGGCGCCGACCACGACGGCCGAGCGGGTGAACCTCATGCCGACGTCGGTGAACGTCGACACGGGCCTCCTCGGTGTGATCGACCTGCGGGCCCTCGTGACCGGATTCCTGCAGGGGGATCCGCCGAGCATCTGCGTCGCCCAGTACCTGCCGGAGGGCGTCGACCTCGACGGTCTCTCGGTGACTCCGGAAGCGGCGACGGCCACGCTCACGTCGACGACGCTCCGCCTCGACGAGGCCTCCCTGCAGACCCTCGGCAGCTGCGGGTGA
- a CDS encoding arginine--tRNA ligase — protein sequence MTPEDLASALHAIVVPIVERRREAAGIDQEVVVSVDDVVLERPKNRDHGDWACNIAMKLAKRVGANPRELAQEFADALVQVDGVASVEVAGPGFINVRLDAAAAGALAKVIVDAGEAFGRNDSLAGQTINIEFVSANPTGPLHIGHTRWAALGDSLARVLGASGATLVSEYYINDAGNQMDTFADSILAAAKGEPTPEGGYPGAYIGDLAKTVLAEIPDLLERPDAREVARERAYALQLGEIRASLERFNVHFDVWFSERTLHATGEDGTSLIDQAVDRLREQGHVFDEDGAVWVRTTDFGDDKNRVIRRSNGVYTYFAADAAYYLNKGDRGFQHKVYLLGADHHGYVHRLKALAGAAGDDPDRDIEVLIGQLVSVNGARLSKRAGNIIELDDLQAWIGTDALRYSLGRYPADSPLALDPEQLRSRTNDNPVFYVQYAHARTSSVARNAASAGVDRSVFAPELLAHETESALLGVLQEFPRIVAQAAQLREPHRVARHLEETASLYHKWYDSCRVVPMGEEPVTDLHRTRLWLNDATGTVIRNGLALLGVSAPERM from the coding sequence GTGACTCCTGAAGACCTCGCCTCCGCCCTGCACGCCATCGTCGTTCCGATCGTCGAACGACGACGCGAGGCGGCGGGGATCGACCAGGAGGTCGTGGTCTCGGTCGACGACGTGGTGCTGGAGCGGCCCAAGAACCGCGACCACGGCGACTGGGCGTGCAACATCGCGATGAAGCTCGCGAAGCGGGTGGGCGCGAATCCGCGCGAGCTCGCGCAGGAGTTCGCCGACGCGCTCGTCCAGGTCGACGGGGTCGCCTCGGTCGAGGTCGCCGGCCCGGGGTTCATCAACGTCCGGCTCGATGCCGCCGCCGCCGGTGCCCTCGCGAAGGTCATCGTCGACGCCGGCGAGGCCTTCGGGCGCAACGACAGCCTCGCGGGCCAGACCATCAACATCGAGTTCGTCTCCGCGAACCCCACGGGCCCGCTCCACATCGGCCACACGCGGTGGGCCGCTCTCGGCGACTCCCTGGCCCGCGTGCTCGGCGCGTCCGGCGCGACGCTCGTCAGCGAGTACTACATCAACGACGCAGGCAACCAGATGGACACCTTCGCGGACTCGATCCTCGCAGCGGCCAAGGGTGAGCCGACGCCTGAGGGCGGCTATCCCGGGGCGTACATCGGCGACCTCGCGAAGACCGTGCTGGCCGAGATCCCCGACCTCCTCGAGCGTCCTGACGCCCGCGAGGTCGCGCGGGAACGCGCATACGCCCTGCAGCTCGGCGAGATCCGCGCGTCCCTCGAGCGCTTCAACGTCCATTTCGACGTCTGGTTCAGCGAGCGCACCCTGCACGCGACGGGCGAGGACGGCACCAGCCTCATCGACCAGGCCGTCGACCGCCTGCGCGAGCAGGGTCATGTCTTCGACGAGGACGGTGCCGTGTGGGTGCGCACCACGGACTTCGGCGACGACAAGAACCGGGTGATCCGCCGCTCGAACGGTGTCTACACCTACTTCGCGGCGGACGCGGCGTACTACCTGAACAAGGGCGACCGCGGCTTCCAGCACAAGGTCTACCTCCTGGGCGCCGACCACCACGGCTACGTGCACCGCTTGAAGGCCCTCGCGGGTGCCGCGGGAGACGACCCCGACCGCGACATCGAGGTGCTCATCGGCCAGCTCGTCAGCGTGAACGGCGCCCGACTCTCGAAGCGCGCCGGCAACATCATCGAGCTGGACGACCTGCAGGCCTGGATCGGGACGGACGCCCTGCGGTACTCGCTCGGTCGCTACCCGGCCGACTCGCCGCTGGCCCTCGACCCCGAGCAGCTCCGCAGCCGCACGAACGACAACCCCGTGTTCTACGTCCAGTACGCGCACGCCCGCACGAGCTCGGTGGCGCGCAACGCTGCTTCGGCGGGCGTCGACCGCAGCGTGTTCGCCCCCGAACTCCTCGCCCACGAGACGGAGTCCGCGCTCCTCGGTGTGCTCCAGGAGTTCCCGCGCATCGTGGCACAGGCCGCGCAGCTGCGCGAACCCCACCGGGTCGCGCGCCACCTGGAGGAGACGGCGAGCCTGTACCACAAGTGGTACGACAGCTGCCGGGTCGTCCCGATGGGCGAGGAGCCGGTCACCGACCTCCACCGCACGCGGCTGTGGCTGAACGACGCCACCGGCACCGTCATCCGCAACGGCCTCGCCCTCCTCGGCGTCTCCGCACCGGAGCGCATGTAG
- a CDS encoding transglutaminase family protein encodes MQRTLTASLDLRVHDRADLIFSIAVAGGTPLASERLQVRSSDGPCAVTEILGPDDTRLHRVIAEPGRLQVDYEAVVVGQAVPRAVDPLETVTALRPSRYCESDALFSLARSELGYLLEHRRLHEDGTVSGGLQILPWVAAWVGRHLSYVSGSTTVSDSAVSTLAAGQGVCRDFAHLTIAMLRALDIPARYAAVYAPGLVPMDFHAVAEGFVDGAWHVVDATGLAPRQSLVRIATGRDAADVAWLSNHHGNVTVEDMRIDALIDVLPTDDPAQPVVLA; translated from the coding sequence ATGCAGCGCACCCTGACCGCGTCGCTCGATCTGCGGGTGCACGATCGAGCCGACCTCATCTTCTCCATCGCTGTCGCCGGCGGTACCCCGCTGGCGAGTGAACGGCTGCAGGTGCGCTCCTCGGACGGCCCGTGCGCCGTCACCGAGATCCTCGGCCCGGACGACACCCGGCTCCACCGCGTGATCGCCGAGCCGGGACGCCTGCAGGTCGACTACGAGGCGGTGGTCGTCGGGCAGGCGGTGCCGCGGGCGGTCGACCCCCTGGAGACGGTGACCGCCCTCCGCCCGAGCCGCTACTGCGAGTCGGACGCCCTGTTCTCGCTCGCGCGCTCCGAGCTCGGATACCTGCTCGAGCACCGTCGTCTGCACGAGGACGGCACGGTGTCGGGCGGCCTCCAGATCCTGCCGTGGGTCGCCGCGTGGGTCGGCCGTCACCTCTCCTACGTCTCGGGTTCCACGACCGTCTCCGACAGTGCGGTCTCGACCCTCGCCGCCGGCCAAGGGGTCTGCCGGGACTTCGCACACCTGACGATCGCCATGCTGCGTGCGCTCGACATCCCGGCGCGGTACGCGGCCGTGTACGCCCCCGGCCTCGTGCCGATGGACTTCCACGCCGTCGCCGAAGGGTTCGTCGACGGCGCGTGGCACGTGGTCGACGCGACGGGGCTCGCCCCGCGCCAGTCGCTCGTCCGGATCGCGACGGGTCGCGACGCGGCGGACGTCGCGTGGCTGAGCAACCACCACGGCAACGTCACCGTCGAGGACATGCGGATCGACGCGCTGATCGATGTCCTCCCCACCGACGATCCCGCACAGCCGGTCGTGCTCGCCTGA
- a CDS encoding 4'-phosphopantetheinyl transferase superfamily protein codes for MSRPSRHPQPTVRLLPWARADELDLDGTADRLDEAARDRLEASSEAGARRFLFGRALLVCTVAETVGADARRVTVTARCPDCGLAHGRPQVRVDGVIVHASVSHTGGASVVALSVSNPVGVDVERLDAARFGGVEAVALSPAERERWLRLPERRRLRSLAEHWTAKEAVTKALGTGLTTDPATIGLTGYIGRAGGTVAEIAGRRFVVDHPTLAPDTVVATALLLP; via the coding sequence ATGTCGCGACCGAGCCGCCACCCGCAGCCCACGGTCCGACTCCTCCCCTGGGCTCGGGCGGACGAGCTCGACCTCGACGGCACCGCCGACCGACTCGACGAGGCCGCCAGGGACCGTCTCGAAGCGTCGTCCGAGGCCGGGGCCCGCCGCTTCCTGTTCGGTCGCGCGCTCCTGGTTTGCACCGTCGCGGAGACGGTCGGCGCGGACGCCCGGCGCGTCACGGTGACCGCCCGCTGCCCGGACTGCGGGCTCGCCCACGGACGGCCGCAGGTGCGCGTCGACGGCGTGATCGTCCACGCAAGCGTCTCGCACACCGGCGGCGCCTCGGTGGTCGCACTGTCGGTGTCGAACCCGGTCGGCGTCGACGTCGAACGGCTCGACGCGGCACGGTTCGGCGGCGTCGAGGCCGTCGCCCTCTCCCCCGCGGAACGGGAGCGGTGGCTCCGGTTGCCGGAGCGACGACGACTGCGGTCCCTCGCCGAACACTGGACGGCGAAGGAGGCGGTGACGAAGGCGCTCGGCACCGGACTCACGACCGATCCAGCGACGATCGGCCTCACCGGCTATATCGGCCGCGCCGGAGGGACGGTCGCCGAGATCGCGGGACGCCGCTTCGTCGTCGACCATCCGACCCTCGCACCGGACACCGTGGTGGCGACGGCCCTCCTGCTCCCCTGA
- a CDS encoding M1 family metallopeptidase has protein sequence MGEALARLRSAGDPYTPTSGNRGYHVVRYELDLDYAIDRNGLSATARLTVVATEELSRFSLDLAALRVTRAQVDGVDAKRTHGSGKLTLTPRNPIAAGAEFTVLVRYAGTPRPVRSHWGEIGWEELEDGVIVASQPCGASSWFPCNDHPSDKAAYRISVTAASAYTVVAPGELVSRTARASRTTWVYEQREPMAAYLATVQIGRYQRLAVDARVAASAVPVVAHLPRDLTADFRHDFAEQVDMLACFERAFGPYPFESYGVVVTDDELEIPLEAQGMSVFGRNHVDGVGGSERLIAHELAHQWFGNSLTIGAWRDIWLHEGFACYAEWLWSEQSGAETADACARAHYAVLRRAPQDIVVGDPGPADMFDDRVYKRGAIALHAVRLLLGDDAFFDLLRDWVATFRFATVSTEDFVRTADRHAPEPIESLLDAWLFREALPPFPTR, from the coding sequence ATGGGGGAGGCGCTCGCCCGCCTGCGCAGCGCAGGCGATCCCTACACGCCGACGAGCGGCAACCGCGGCTACCACGTCGTCCGCTACGAGCTCGACCTCGACTACGCGATCGACCGGAACGGCCTGAGCGCGACGGCACGCCTGACGGTGGTCGCGACGGAGGAGCTCTCCCGCTTCTCCCTGGACCTCGCGGCCCTGCGCGTCACCCGCGCCCAGGTGGACGGTGTCGACGCGAAGCGCACGCACGGCTCGGGGAAACTGACCCTCACCCCGCGGAATCCGATCGCCGCCGGAGCCGAGTTCACCGTCCTCGTCCGGTACGCCGGGACGCCCCGTCCGGTCCGCAGCCACTGGGGCGAGATCGGCTGGGAGGAGCTCGAGGACGGCGTCATCGTGGCCTCGCAGCCCTGCGGCGCCTCGAGCTGGTTCCCGTGCAACGACCACCCCTCCGACAAGGCGGCCTACCGCATCAGTGTCACCGCCGCCTCGGCCTACACGGTCGTCGCCCCTGGCGAGCTCGTCTCACGGACGGCGCGGGCGAGTCGGACGACCTGGGTCTACGAGCAGCGCGAGCCGATGGCGGCCTATCTCGCCACCGTGCAGATCGGGCGCTACCAGCGCCTCGCCGTCGACGCCCGGGTGGCGGCCTCCGCCGTGCCGGTCGTCGCCCACCTCCCGCGTGACCTCACCGCCGACTTCCGTCACGACTTCGCCGAGCAGGTCGACATGCTCGCCTGCTTCGAGCGCGCCTTCGGCCCCTACCCGTTCGAGAGTTATGGGGTGGTCGTCACCGACGACGAGTTGGAGATCCCGCTCGAAGCGCAGGGGATGAGCGTGTTCGGACGCAACCACGTGGACGGCGTCGGCGGCTCCGAGCGACTGATCGCCCACGAGCTCGCGCACCAGTGGTTCGGCAACAGCCTGACGATCGGCGCGTGGCGCGACATCTGGCTCCACGAGGGCTTCGCCTGTTACGCCGAGTGGCTGTGGTCGGAGCAGTCGGGGGCCGAGACCGCGGACGCCTGCGCCAGAGCCCACTACGCGGTGCTCCGTCGAGCACCGCAGGACATCGTCGTCGGCGACCCGGGGCCCGCGGACATGTTCGACGACCGCGTGTACAAGCGCGGCGCCATCGCCCTGCACGCCGTCCGGCTGCTCCTCGGCGACGACGCGTTCTTCGACCTCCTCCGCGACTGGGTGGCGACGTTCCGGTTCGCCACAGTGTCGACCGAGGACTTCGTGCGCACCGCCGACCGCCATGCGCCGGAGCCGATCGAGTCGCTGCTCGACGCCTGGCTGTTCCGTGAGGCGCTGCCGCCGTTCCCCACCCGCTGA